The Fimbriimonas ginsengisoli Gsoil 348 genome window below encodes:
- a CDS encoding prepilin-type N-terminal cleavage/methylation domain-containing protein, with translation MPSFKKNNRRGFTLVELLVVVLILATLMAVALPLYLSSVADSSKKTCRANMQSIANAAQAWKVKNRAADFTTMTISALTPDLGAVPSCPDGGTYSVATTGSVNDEGGASTAIPTGSLGISCSHAGHNGFIPGVMTK, from the coding sequence ATGCCATCCTTCAAGAAGAACAATCGCCGTGGTTTCACCCTCGTCGAACTCCTCGTCGTCGTCCTGATCCTCGCCACTCTCATGGCGGTCGCGTTGCCGCTCTACCTGAGCTCGGTCGCCGACTCCAGTAAGAAGACCTGCCGAGCCAACATGCAGTCGATCGCCAACGCCGCCCAGGCGTGGAAAGTGAAGAACCGAGCCGCCGACTTCACCACGATGACGATCTCCGCTCTCACTCCCGACCTCGGCGCAGTGCCGAGCTGTCCGGACGGCGGCACGTACTCCGTCGCCACCACCGGTTCGGTGAACGACGAGGGCGGCGCCTCCACCGCCATCCCCACCGGCTCCCTCGGCATCAGCTGCAGCCATGCCGGCCACAACGGCTTCATCCCTGGCGTGATGACCAAGTAA
- a CDS encoding gamma-glutamyltransferase family protein — protein sequence MTQDSRYLSVRQPLLARNVVATSQPLAAQAGLRMLWAGGNAVDAAVATAIALTVVEPTSNGIGSDAFAILWDGEALHGLNASGRSPAGWTPERFANLQTMPQRGWDTVTVPGAVSAWRALSERFGRLPFRDLFEPAIAYAREGYAVSPVIARSWQRAAEVLHHQPGFAEAFMPGGSAPTAGQTFRLPAMADTLSRIAETGGEDFYLGDLARRMVDFSNRCGGVMSLEDLAGHQADWCGTVSLEWYGYEIHEIPPNGQGIAALIALGILQEFGGLDRISPDSPESIHLQIEAMKLAFADLHQYVADADHMEVTPASLLDGAYLRGRAWLIDRSRAAQPEFGMPPNSGTVYLTAADERGMMVSFIQSNYMGFGSGVVVPGTGISLQNRGCGFRSQPGHANSVGPRKRPFHTIIPGFVTQGGQPAMSFGVMGGAMQAQGHLQMAIRVLLNGQNPQEAADAPRWQVMEGGSVAVETAMPPTVVERLRTLGHEVEVQPGWTNQAFGGAQLIRRNGDGYVAGTESRKDGAAVGF from the coding sequence ATGACTCAGGATTCTCGATACCTAAGCGTGCGCCAGCCACTTTTGGCCCGGAACGTCGTGGCCACATCCCAGCCACTGGCCGCGCAAGCGGGACTCCGAATGCTTTGGGCCGGCGGCAACGCCGTCGACGCGGCGGTCGCAACGGCGATCGCTCTCACCGTCGTCGAGCCGACCAGCAACGGGATCGGGAGTGACGCGTTCGCGATCCTTTGGGATGGCGAGGCGCTGCATGGGCTCAATGCCTCCGGACGATCACCCGCGGGCTGGACGCCGGAGCGCTTTGCGAACCTGCAAACAATGCCGCAACGCGGCTGGGATACCGTCACCGTCCCGGGCGCGGTCTCGGCTTGGAGGGCGCTTTCGGAGCGGTTCGGGCGGCTCCCCTTTCGCGATCTGTTCGAGCCCGCGATCGCCTACGCCCGCGAAGGCTACGCCGTGTCCCCCGTCATCGCCCGCTCGTGGCAGCGAGCGGCGGAGGTTCTGCACCACCAGCCCGGTTTTGCCGAGGCGTTCATGCCTGGCGGATCGGCGCCTACGGCCGGGCAAACGTTTCGGCTTCCCGCAATGGCCGACACGCTGAGCCGGATCGCCGAAACCGGTGGAGAGGATTTTTATCTGGGAGACCTTGCCCGACGAATGGTCGACTTTTCCAACCGGTGCGGAGGCGTGATGAGCCTGGAAGATCTTGCCGGCCACCAAGCCGACTGGTGCGGCACCGTTTCGCTCGAGTGGTATGGGTACGAGATTCACGAGATTCCGCCGAACGGCCAGGGGATCGCGGCACTGATCGCGCTTGGAATCCTGCAGGAGTTCGGCGGTCTTGATCGGATCTCTCCAGACTCTCCCGAATCGATCCATCTCCAAATCGAAGCGATGAAGCTCGCCTTCGCAGACCTTCACCAATACGTGGCGGACGCCGACCACATGGAAGTGACGCCGGCCTCCCTGCTCGACGGCGCTTACTTGCGTGGTCGAGCCTGGCTCATCGATCGGTCCCGCGCGGCCCAACCGGAGTTCGGGATGCCGCCTAACAGCGGGACGGTGTATCTCACTGCCGCCGACGAGCGCGGGATGATGGTTTCCTTCATCCAATCCAACTACATGGGTTTCGGCTCTGGCGTCGTAGTCCCTGGGACCGGCATCAGCCTCCAGAACCGCGGATGCGGCTTCCGGTCGCAGCCGGGACATGCCAACTCGGTCGGACCGCGTAAACGGCCATTCCACACCATCATCCCCGGATTCGTCACTCAAGGTGGCCAGCCGGCGATGAGCTTTGGCGTCATGGGCGGGGCGATGCAAGCTCAGGGGCATCTCCAGATGGCGATCCGAGTTTTGCTGAACGGACAAAACCCGCAGGAAGCGGCCGACGCTCCCCGTTGGCAAGTAATGGAAGGCGGCTCCGTCGCCGTCGAAACGGCGATGCCGCCAACGGTCGTGGAGCGGTTGCGCACGCTGGGCCACGAGGTTGAGGTCCAGCCGGGCTGGACGAATCAAGCGTTCGGAGGCGCTCAACTCATACGGCGAAACGGTGACGGATACGTGGCCGGCACCGAATCCAGGAAAGACGGGGCGGCGGTTGGCTTTTAG